In Musa acuminata AAA Group cultivar baxijiao chromosome BXJ2-8, Cavendish_Baxijiao_AAA, whole genome shotgun sequence, one genomic interval encodes:
- the LOC135619064 gene encoding hsp70-Hsp90 organizing protein-like, whose amino-acid sequence MAEEAKAKGNAAFAAGRFDDAIRHFSVAIDLAPTNHVLYSNRSAAYASLQRYEAALADARKTVELKPDWAKGYGRLGAAHLGLGDAGQAVSAYEKGLELDPANDALKVGLSDARATAARSRAPPPQGASPFGKIFQGPELWAKLTADPTTREYLQQPDFVKMIQDIQKNPNNINMYLSDPRMMQVIGVLLNVKMRGPMDEMASEPPQPEQEKPQPEPAKKAPRPEPEPEPMEVPEEAKDGKERKAKAQKEKEAGNAAYKKKDFEAAIQHYTRAMELDDGDISYLTNRAAVYLEMGKYEECIKDCDKAVEHGRELHSDFKMIARALTRKGTALVKLAKCSKDYEPAIETFQKALTEHRNPDTLKKLNDAERAKKELEQQEYFDPNIADEEREKGNELFKQQKYPEAVQHYTEALKRNPKDPRVYSNRAACYTKLGALPEGLKDAEKCIELDPSFSKGYMRKGAIQFFMKEYDKALETYQEGLKHDPNNQELMDGIRSCVEQINKTNRGEISEEELKERQAKAMQDPEIQNILTDPVMRQVLIDFQENPKAAQDHLKNPQVMHKIQKLVSAGIVQMR is encoded by the exons ATGGCCGAGGAAGCCAAAGCCAAGGGCAACGCTGCCTTCGCCGCCGGCCGCTTCGACGACGCCATCCGCCACTTCTCCGTGGCCATCGACCTCGCCCCCACCAACCACGTCCTCTACTCCAACCGCTCCGCTGCCTATGCCTCCCTCCAGCGCTATGAAGCCGCCCTCGCCGACGCCCGCAAGACCGTCGAGCTCAAGCCTGACTGGGCCAAGGGCTACGGCCGCCTCGGCGCCGCCCATCTCGGCCTCGGCGACGCTGGCCAGGCCGTCTCCGCCTACGAGAAGGGCCTCGAGCTCGATCCCGCCAACGATGCCCTTAAGGTCGGCCTCTCCGACGCTCGGGCCACCGCCGCTCGGTCCCGGGCCCCCCCGCCGCAGGGGGCGTCCCCCTTCGGCAAGATCTTCCAGGGGCCGGAACTGTGGGCGAAGCTGACGGCCGATCCGACCACCAGAGAATACCTTCAGCAGCCGGATTTTGTCAAGATGATCCAGGATATCCAGAAGAACCCTAACAACATCAACATGTACCTTTCGGATCCGAGGATGATGCAGGTGATCGGGGTTCTTCTCAATGTGAAAATGAGGGGCCCCATGGATGAGATGGCGAGCGAACCTCCCCAGCCAGAGCAGGAGAAACCACAGCCGGAGCCAGCGAAGAAGGCACCGCGACCGGAGCCAGAGCCGGAGCCCATGGAGGTGCCGGAAGAGGCAAAGGATGGTAAGGAGAGGAAGGCCAAAGCGCAGAAGGAGAAAGAGGCAGGCAATGCTGCTTACAAGAAAAAAGATTTTGAGGCGGCAATTCAGCATTATACTCGAGCAATGGAGCTGGACGATGGAGACATCTCTTATCTCACTAATAGAGCTGCTGTTTACCTGGAGATGGGAAAG TATGAAGAATGCATAAAGGATTGTGATAAAGCTGTTGAGCACGGCAGAGAGCTTCATTCTGACTTCAAAATGATAGCAAGGGCATTGACCAGGAAAGGGACTGCACTTGTTAAACTTGCCAAATGCTCCAAGGACTATGAACCTGCGATCGAGACATTCCAGAAGGCCCTGACCGAGCACCGTAACCCTGACACTTTGAAAAAGCTTAATGATGCTGAGAGGGCAAAGAAAGAATTAGAGCAACAAGAATATTTTGATCCAAACATAGCCGATGAGGAACGTGAGAAAG GCAATGAGCTTTTCAAGCAGCAGAAGTATCCAGAAGCAGTGCAGCATTATACGGAGGCCTTAAAGAGAAACCCAAAGGATCCAAGG GTATACAGCAACAGAGCTGCATGCTACACGAAGCTGGGTGCTTTGCCTGAAGGTCTGAAAGATGCAGAGAAGTGCATCGAGTTAGATCCATCTTTTTCCAAAGGATACATGAGGAAAGGTGCAATCCAGTTCTTTATGAAAGAATATGACAAAGCATTAGAAACATATCAGGAGGGTTTGAAACATGACCCTAACAATCAGGAGCTGATGGATGGCATCAGGAG TTGCGTCGAACAGATTAATAAAACAAACAGAGGGGAAATCAGTGAAGAGGAATTAAAAGAGAGACAG GCCAAGGCTATGCAGGACCCGGAAATACAAAATATTCTTACAGATCCGGTTATGCGACAG GTTTTGATCGACTTCCAGGAGAACCCCAAGGCTGCACAGGATCACCTCAAGAACCCTCAGGTGATGCACAAGATACAAAAGCTTGTGAGCGCAGGGATTGTGCAAATGAGGTAG
- the LOC103993238 gene encoding uncharacterized protein LOC103993238, whose translation MEVYGNSMIAEPSNVIYLTSILNKGGPVPSHKCDKRCQNEHVFGNMYRCKLTGLTHICDKNCDQRILYDNHNSLCRVSGQVFPLSPAEEQVVRGLRRKLEVTKTDGCAFKRRRDAQLHPSPFERAFAAVSPICNQIGDGMDMS comes from the coding sequence ATGGAGGTATATGGCAATTCTATGATTGCCGAGCCGAGCAATGTGATTTACTTGACCAGTATTCTTAACAAGGGTGGGCCGGTTCCTAGTCACAAATGTGACAAGAGATGCCAAAATGAGCATGTGTTTGGAAACATGTACCGCTGCAAACTAACAGGATTGACGCACATCTGTGATAAAAATTGTGACCAGAGGATTTTGTACGATAACCATAATTCTCTCTGCAGAGTGAGCGGGCAGGTTTTCCCTCTTTCGCCAGCAGAAGAACAGGTGGTAAGAGGACTGCGGAGGAAGCTCGAAGTCACGAAAACTGATGGCTGTGCTTTTAAGCGCAGACGAGATGCCCAGCTGCATCCTTCTCCTTTTGAGAGGGCTTTTGCTGCAGTCTCTCCAATATGCAATCAAATTGGAGATGGCATGGATATGAGTTAG
- the LOC103975121 gene encoding putative receptor-like protein kinase At3g47110, translated as MDPSPVLLFAVLASLLLLPPFPSLRADSSSSSGDVVDREALLSLKASMKSDPSGTLVSWNESSDLCQWSRVVCNNRSRVSTLDLQGLGLTGSVGPYLGNLSYLRFLYLQDNQLSGELPHQLGGLLHLEVLNASSNLIGGAIPANLSRCSNLTTLDLSQNAISSSIPSDLGLLSKLQVLKLGKNQLTGTIPSAIGNLSSLTTLNLGTNSLGGPIPGDLGRLHALKVLQIAINDLAGQVPPTLYNLSSLVFLDFASNDLFGEIPGDVGYRLPNLVDFHFCFNRFTGLIPPSLHNVTSIQSLRFSHNFLHGPIPPGLGNLRNLVMYNIGFNQIVSSGADGLEFITSLTNSTRLEHLAIDENLLEGVIPESVGNLSGRLYKFYLGSNKIFGSIPASIGQLSSLALLNMSHNSISGGIPPEVGQLRQLKMLGLADNRLSGEIPVAIGNLTMLTVLQLCGNQLEGSIPSTLGQLQQLQSVDASSNKLEGSIPRELFTLSTLTSLLNLSKNSLSGPLPEEISDLVNVVAIDLSGNMLSGNITPSIGNCRSLQILSMSDNSFSGPIPDAIGDLKGLRSIDLSLNQLSGPIPESLGELEGLEFLNLSYNHLEGVVPSDGVFRNLSAVHLEGNSKLCRSSACTNTRNRSKLPLFSIVIVTAFIVFLMASTICVFFVKTRTRAAKISTMTDSTRGQHPLISYEELHRATESFHPRNLVGTGSFGSVYKGVLRDGMQVAVKVLNLAAGGVLKSFVAECDALRNARHRNLVKLITVCLSLDPRNEEFRALVYEFMGNGSLEEWIRGKRRHEDGSGLSLVERLDAAIDVASALDYLHNDCEVPVVHCDLKPSNVVLDADMTAKVGDFGLAKVLVDMESTTTHGLRGSIGYIPPEYGFGGKPSAKGDVYSYGVMLLELITGKSPTDECFAGDLNLERWVRAAFPDDLTRVLDAELTKASICHGGRRISPEKQDECLVSVTSVGLSCAKESPDARLTIREALSQLKGIRDGLLKLELAITI; from the exons ATGGATCCCTCTCCTGTGCTCCTTTTTGCTGTCTTAgcttcgctgctgctgctgcctccgtTCCCTTCTCTGCGGGcagactcctcttcctcctcgggcGATGTTGTGGACCGAGAGGCTTTGCTATCGCTAAAAGCTTCCATGAAAAGCGATCCCTCCGGGACTCTTGTTTCATGGAACGAAAGCTCCGACCTGTGCCAGTGGAGCAGAGTCGTCTGCAACAACCGAAGCCGAGTCTCGACTCTGGATCTACAGGGTCTCGGACTGACAGGTTCCGTCGGTCCTTACCTCGGCAATCTCTCCTACCTCCGGTTTCTCTACCTGCAAGACAACCAGTTATCCGGCGAGCTCCCTCACCAGCTCGGTGGCCTTCTTCACCTGGAGGTCCTGAACGCGAGCTCCAACCTCATCGGCGGCGCGATTCCGGCAAATCTTAGTAGGTGTTCCAATCTCACCACCCTTGATCTGTCCCAGAATGCAATCTCAAGCAGCATTCCGTCCGATCTCGGACTGCTCTCCAAGCTCCAAGTCCTGAAACTAGGCAAGAACCAGCTCACCGGAACTATTCCGTCAGCCATCGGGAACTTGTCTTCTCTCACCACATTGAATCTAGGAACCAATTCTCTTGGCGGACCAATTCCAGGTGACTTAGGCCGCCTCCATGCTCTGAAAGTTCTGCAGATCGCCATCAACGATCTCGCCGGTCAGGTTCCTCCGACGCTGTACAACCTATCCTCGCTCGTTTTCTTGGACTTTGCGTCCAACGACCTGTTCGGTGAAATACCCGGTGATGTCGGATATCGACTCCCCAACCTCGTCGACTTCCACTTCTGCTTCAACCGGTTCACCGGCCTAATTCCACCATCGCTACACAACGTCACCAGCATCCAAAGCCTTCGCTTCTCTCACAACTTCCTTCACGGTCCGATTCCTCCCGGGCTGGGCAATCTCCGTAATCTGGTCATGTACAACATCGGCTTCAACCAGATCGTTTCCTCCGGCGCCGATGGGCTCGAGTTCATCACCTCCCTCACAAATAGTACCCGACTTGAGCATCTTGCCATCGATGAAAACCTCTTGGAGGGCGTGATCCCGGAATCGGTCGGCAATCTGTCAGGTCGTCTCTATAAGTTCTACTTGGGTTCGAACAAGATATTTGGTAGCATTCCAGCTTCCATAGGCCAGCTTTCTAGCCTCGCTTTGCTGAACATGAGCCACAACTCCATCTCCGGAGGAATCCCGCCTGAGGTTGGCCAGCTCAGGCAGCTCAAGATGCTGGGTTTGGCCGACAACAGGCTGTCGGGAGAAATTCCGGTAGCTATCGGAAACCTCACCATGCTTACCGTGCTCCAACTGTGTGGGAATCAGTTGGAGGGAAGCATTCCGTCCACCCTCGGCCAGCTGCAGCAGTTGCAGTCCGTAGATGCCTCCAGCAACAAGCTTGAAGGTAGCATACCCAGGGAGCTCTTCACCCTCTCAACCCTCACCTCTCTCCTGAATCTATCCAAGAACTCTCTCTCAGGGCCACTGCCCGAGGAGATCTCTGATCTTGTAAACGTCGTTGCCATCGACCTCTCCGGCAATATGTTGTCCGGAAACATCACGCCCTCGATCGGAAACTGCAGGAGCTTGCAGATTTTGTCCATGTCAGACAACTCTTTCTCTGGACCAATTCCTGATGCTATAGGAGACCTGAAAGGCTTACGGAGCATCGACCTCTCCCTCAACCAGCTTTCTGGGCCGATACCAGAGAGTCTAGGAGAACTCGAAGGACTCGAATTCTTGAATCTTTCTTACAACCATCTCGAAGGAGTTGTTCCCTCCGACGGTGTCTTCAGAAACCTTTCCGCTGTCCATCTcgaaggaaacagtaagctttgcAGGTCATCGGCATGCACGAACACCAGAAACCGTTCCAAACTGCCTCTTTTCTCCATTGTCATTGTGACTGCATTTATAGTGTTTCTCATGGCGAGCACCATATGCGTCTTCTTTGTCAAAACAAGAACGAGGGCCGCGAAGATTTCCACCATGACGGACTCAACGAGAGGGCAACACCCGCTAATTTCTTATGAGGAGCTCCACCGAGCTACTGAGAGTTTTCATCCAAGAAATCTCGTCGGTACCGGTAGCTTTGGCTCCGTGTATAAAGGAGTACTGAGAGATGGAATGCAGGTGGCAGTGAAGGTACTGAATCTGGCGGCAGGCGGCGTTCTGAAGAGCTTCGTGGCCGAATGCGACGCTCTCAGGAATGCCAGGCACAGGAACCTGGTGAAGCTCATAACTGTCTGCCTGAGCTTGGATCCCAGAAACGAAGAGTTCCGAGCTCTGGTGTACGAGTTCATGGGAAATGGAAGTTTGGAGGAATGGATCAGAGGTAAGAGGAGGCATGAGGACGGCAGTGGGCTTAGTCTCGTGGAAAGATTGGACGCTGCCATCGATGTGGCGAGCGCTCTGGATTACTTGCACAACGACTGCGAAGTCCCGGTGGTGCACTGCGACCTTAAGCCAAGCAATGTGGTGCTGGATGCGGACATGACCGCAAAGGTGGGAGACTTCGGACTGGCCAAAGTGCTAGTAGACATGGAATCGACTACCACTCATGGGCTCAGGGGATCAATCGGATACATTCCACcag AGTATGGATTTGGTGGAAAACCTTCAGCGAAAGGCGACGTCTATAGCTACGGGGTGATGCTCCTGGAACTGATCACGGGGAAGAGCCCCACGGACGAATGTTTTGCAGGTGATCTGAACCTGGAGAGATGGGTCAGAGCCGCATTCCCTGATGATCTGACTCGAGTCTTAGATGCCGAGCTCACGAAAGCTTCCATCTGCCATGGAGGCCGGCGGATAAGCCCGGAGAAGCAGGATGAGTGCTTGGTTTCAGTGACCAGTGTTGGATTATCCTGTGCTAAAGAATCGCCCGATGCACGTCTCACCATTCGTGAGGCTCTTTCCCAGTTGAAGGGCATCAGAGATGGTCTTCTGAAGCTTGAACTTGCTATTACGATATAG
- the LOC135619905 gene encoding agamous-like MADS-box protein AGL82 — MASETARIRARHQSLQRRRKGLKKADELAVYCGVDLCIISYGPEDDRPDAWPENPSTVRSVIRRFDEARKTGKIKEMVGVGLRDCRKQENPLTPTYSSWCAVLDECQEEESSELVNKLDELLLMLRGRIERLAVAAPSDSKRRKGHRNTL; from the coding sequence ATGGCTTCGGAAACAGCAAGAATAAGAGCACGCCACCAGTCACTGCAGAGAAGGAGGAAGGGACTGAAGAAGGCCGACGAGCTTGCAGTCTACTGCGGCGTCGACCTGTGTATCATATCTTACGGTCCCGAGGACGATCGGCCCGACGCATGGCCGGAGAATCCATCGACTGTGAGGAGCGTCATAAGGCGCTTCGACGAGGCCCGGAAAACCGGGAAGATCAAGGAAATGGTCGGCGTCGGGCTTCGAGATTGCCGGAAGCAAGAGAACCCACTTACTCCTACCTACAGTTCATGGTGTGCCGTACTGGATGAGTGCCAAGAAGAGGAGTCGAGCGAGCTGGTAAATAAGCTGGACGAGCTGCTTTTGATGCTAAGAGGGAGGATTGAGCGGCTTGCAGTAGCTGCACCAAGCGACAGCAAACGTCGGAAAGGTCACAGAAACACTCTCTGA
- the LOC135619066 gene encoding NAD(P)H-quinone oxidoreductase subunit M, chloroplastic-like gives MATTATFLAPTGFSIHGWSAKRKVGRGRRPCSIKSQQQQQQQQLEKEQDQQPTQSQTSIPPQQQEKARVQQQPSPQPMAKSKNMSREYGGQWLSCCTRHVRIYAAYIDPVTHAFDQTQMDKLTLILDPTDEFVWTPDACQMVYACFQELVDHYEGAPLSEYTLRLIGSDVEHYIRKLLYDGEIKYNMNSRVLNFSMGKPRVKFNSSQIQNV, from the exons ATGGCTACCACCGCAACCTTTCTTGCTCCGACTGGTTTCTCCATCCATGGCTGGTCGGCAAAGAGGAAggtgggaagagggaggaggccaTGCTCCATCAAgtcccagcagcagcagcagcagcagcagctggaaAAGGAGCAGGATCAGCAACCAACACAAAGCCAAACAAGCATTCCACCGCAGCAGCAGGAGAAGGCGAGGGTGCAGCAGCAGCCGTCGCCACAGCCGATGGCGAAGAGCAAGAACATGAGCAGAGAATACGGAGGGCAGTGGCTGAGCTGCTGCACCCGCCATGTGAGGATCTATGCCGCCTACATCGATCCCGTAACCCACGCCTTCGACCAGACCCAGATGGACAAGCTCACCCTCATCCTCGACCCCACCGACGAGTTCGTGTGGACGCCCGATGCCTGTCAAATGGTGTATGCCTGCTTCCAAGAACTCGTCGACCACTACGAG GGGGCACCTCTCTCGGAGTACACGCTTCGGTTGATTGGTTCGGACGTCGAGCACTACATCCGCAAGCTGCTGTACGATGGTGAGATCAAGTACAACATGAATTCCAGGGTGCTCAACTTCAGCATGGGGAAGCCCCGCGTTAAGTTCAACAGCAGCCAAATCCAGAATGTATGA
- the LOC135619065 gene encoding uncharacterized protein LOC135619065 isoform X1 — MAPSLLNPTHRYAAGALLALALRQAQIHQTRPLGYDDPDPDAQGRCSTGSATSSEGGGDDPELWTHESCGLLHPVFRFLDIDHKAWSGLEETAASSMAKHHIGAYLRIIFEEDSESSSEKYEQELTLAEAVDAMAVSLEAACSSGGTSEEHHNYDKEYHDRAMTPKETHHNRDQEYHDRATLGSSSGSFDGISETSQTLEGRNSKVSFKVENGETTIIQDTPYYRQRRMVLLYELLSACVADTPQDNKKVSQFRKGYDARHRVALRLLATWLDVKWIKVEAMEIMVACSAMAAAKEEVQSQESESKKSKWSKWKRGGIIGAAALTGGALLAITGGLAAPAIAAGFSALAPTLGTLVPIVGASGFAAIASAAGSVAGSVAVAASFGAAGAGLTGSKMARRIGGIEEFDFKQIGENHNQGRLGVGIFVSGFVFQEEDFVRPWEGPKDNLERYVLQWESKNLISLSTAIQDWLTSRLAMGLMKQGAMMTVLSTLITALAWPATLIAATDFIDSKWSIAIDRSDKAGKLLAEVLLKGLQGNRPVTLIGFSLGARVIYKCLQALAVSGDNEGLVERVVLLGAPLSVKGEQWDIARKIVAGRFINVYSTNDWILGVAFRASLFSQGLAGIQPIDIPGVENIDATDYIDGHSSYLWTSRRILEQLELDAYFPVFSHLPVNNPDEQGIQTKGD; from the exons ATGGCCCCGTCGTTGCTGAACCCGACGCATCGGTACGCGGCGGGCGCTCTGCTGGCCCTCGCCCTCCGCCAGGCCCAGATCCACCAGACCCGCCCCCTCGGCTACGACGACCCCGACCCCGACGCACAGGGCCGCTGCAGCACCGGAAGCGCCACCAGCAGCGAGGGCGGTGGCGACGACCCCGAGCTCTGGACCCACGAGTCGTGCGGCCTTCTCCACCCCGTCTTCAG GTTCTTGGATATCGACCACAAGGCCTGGTCGGGCTTGGAGGAGACTGCAGCGTCCTCCATGGCCAAGCATCACATAGGAGCG TACCTGAGAATAATATTTGAAGAAGACAGTGAAAGTTCTTCAGAGAAGTATGAGCAAGAACTAACTTTGGCCGAAGCGGTTGATGCTATGGCAGTGAGCTTAGAAGCTGCCTGTTCTTCAGGTGGGACATCCGAGGAGCATCACAATTATGATAAGGAATATCATGATAGAGCTATGACACCCAAGGAGACACATCACAATCGTGATCAGGAATATCATGATAGAGCTACATTGGGTTCGTCCAGTGGGAGCTTTGATGGGATATCAGAAACTTCTCAGACTTTGGAAGGGAGAAATTCCAAGGTGTCATTCAAAGTGGAGAATGGTGAAACAACAATCATACAAGACACTCCTTATTATCGTCAGCGGAGAATGGTATTGCTATATGAGCTTCTTTCAGCATGTGTGGCTGATACACCTCAAGACAACAAAAAAGTTTCTCAGTTTCGAAAGGGCTATGATGCTCGACATCGTGTTGCCCTACGGTTGCTAGCAACATGGCTTGATGTCAAGTGGATCAAAGTG gaAGCTATGGAGATCATGGTCGCTTGCTCTGCAATGGCTGCAGCTAAAGAGGAAGTCCAATCCCAAGAAAGTGAATCTAAAAAGAGTAAATGGTCTAAATGGAAGCGTGGTGGCATCATAGGTGCAGCTGCATTGACTGGAGGAGCCTTGTTGGCTATAACTGGAG GTTTAGCTGCTCCAGCAATAGCTGCAGGGTTTAGTGCTTTAGCTCCCACTTTAGGGACACTTGTCCCTATTGTTGGAGCAAGTGGATTTGCAGCCATAGCTAGTGCTGCTGGATCGGTGGCTGGTTCTGTAGCTGTTGCTGCATCCTTTGGAG CTGCTGGAGCTGGACTAACAGGAAGCAAAATGGCTAGAAGAATTGGAGGTATTGAAGAATTTGATTTTAAGCAAATTGGAGAAAACCATAATCAGGGT CGCCTAGGAGTTGGTATCTTTGTATCTGGATTTGTTTTCCAAGAGGAAGATTTTGTAAGGCCTTGGGAAGGACCAAAAGATAACTTGGAGAG ATATGTCCTCCAATGGGAATCTAAGAACTTGATCTCTCTGAGCACTGCAATCCAGGACTGGCTTACATCAA GGCTGGCAATGGGGTTGATGAAACAAGGTGCGATGATGACTGTGCTAAGCACTCTTATAACTGCACTAGCATGGCCTGCTACCTTAATTGCCGCTACAGATTTTATTGATAGCAAGTGGTCAATTGCTATTGACAG GTCAGATAAGGCGGGAAAGCTCCTGGCGGAAGTGTTATTAAAAGGATTGCAGGgaaatag GCCAGTCACACTAATTGGCTTTTCCCTAGGAGCCCGTGTTATATACAAGTGCTTGCAGGCATTGGCAGTTTCAGGGGATAATG AGGGACTTGTAGAAAGAGTTGTACTCCTCGGTGCACCTCTGTCGGTCAAAGGTGAGCAGTGGGATATCGCGAGAAAG ATAGTTGCGGGGAGATTTATAAATGTATATTCGACGAATGACTGGATACTCGGAGTGGCTTTTCGTGCAag TTTGTTCTCGCAGGGCTTGGCCGGAATACAACCCATTGATATTCCCGGAGTTGAAAAT ATCGACGCGACCGACTACATTGACGGGCACTCATCTTATCTTTGGACTTCGCGGCGCATTTTGGAGCAACTGGAACTTGATGCTTACTTTCCCGTTTTCTCCCACCTTCCCGTCAACAACCCCGATGAGCAGGGAATCCAGACTAAGGGTGATTAG
- the LOC135619065 gene encoding uncharacterized protein LOC135619065 isoform X2: MAVSLEAACSSGGTSEEHHNYDKEYHDRAMTPKETHHNRDQEYHDRATLGSSSGSFDGISETSQTLEGRNSKVSFKVENGETTIIQDTPYYRQRRMVLLYELLSACVADTPQDNKKVSQFRKGYDARHRVALRLLATWLDVKWIKVEAMEIMVACSAMAAAKEEVQSQESESKKSKWSKWKRGGIIGAAALTGGALLAITGGLAAPAIAAGFSALAPTLGTLVPIVGASGFAAIASAAGSVAGSVAVAASFGAAGAGLTGSKMARRIGGIEEFDFKQIGENHNQGRLGVGIFVSGFVFQEEDFVRPWEGPKDNLERYVLQWESKNLISLSTAIQDWLTSRLAMGLMKQGAMMTVLSTLITALAWPATLIAATDFIDSKWSIAIDRSDKAGKLLAEVLLKGLQGNRPVTLIGFSLGARVIYKCLQALAVSGDNEGLVERVVLLGAPLSVKGEQWDIARKIVAGRFINVYSTNDWILGVAFRASLFSQGLAGIQPIDIPGVENIDATDYIDGHSSYLWTSRRILEQLELDAYFPVFSHLPVNNPDEQGIQTKGD; the protein is encoded by the exons ATGGCAGTGAGCTTAGAAGCTGCCTGTTCTTCAGGTGGGACATCCGAGGAGCATCACAATTATGATAAGGAATATCATGATAGAGCTATGACACCCAAGGAGACACATCACAATCGTGATCAGGAATATCATGATAGAGCTACATTGGGTTCGTCCAGTGGGAGCTTTGATGGGATATCAGAAACTTCTCAGACTTTGGAAGGGAGAAATTCCAAGGTGTCATTCAAAGTGGAGAATGGTGAAACAACAATCATACAAGACACTCCTTATTATCGTCAGCGGAGAATGGTATTGCTATATGAGCTTCTTTCAGCATGTGTGGCTGATACACCTCAAGACAACAAAAAAGTTTCTCAGTTTCGAAAGGGCTATGATGCTCGACATCGTGTTGCCCTACGGTTGCTAGCAACATGGCTTGATGTCAAGTGGATCAAAGTG gaAGCTATGGAGATCATGGTCGCTTGCTCTGCAATGGCTGCAGCTAAAGAGGAAGTCCAATCCCAAGAAAGTGAATCTAAAAAGAGTAAATGGTCTAAATGGAAGCGTGGTGGCATCATAGGTGCAGCTGCATTGACTGGAGGAGCCTTGTTGGCTATAACTGGAG GTTTAGCTGCTCCAGCAATAGCTGCAGGGTTTAGTGCTTTAGCTCCCACTTTAGGGACACTTGTCCCTATTGTTGGAGCAAGTGGATTTGCAGCCATAGCTAGTGCTGCTGGATCGGTGGCTGGTTCTGTAGCTGTTGCTGCATCCTTTGGAG CTGCTGGAGCTGGACTAACAGGAAGCAAAATGGCTAGAAGAATTGGAGGTATTGAAGAATTTGATTTTAAGCAAATTGGAGAAAACCATAATCAGGGT CGCCTAGGAGTTGGTATCTTTGTATCTGGATTTGTTTTCCAAGAGGAAGATTTTGTAAGGCCTTGGGAAGGACCAAAAGATAACTTGGAGAG ATATGTCCTCCAATGGGAATCTAAGAACTTGATCTCTCTGAGCACTGCAATCCAGGACTGGCTTACATCAA GGCTGGCAATGGGGTTGATGAAACAAGGTGCGATGATGACTGTGCTAAGCACTCTTATAACTGCACTAGCATGGCCTGCTACCTTAATTGCCGCTACAGATTTTATTGATAGCAAGTGGTCAATTGCTATTGACAG GTCAGATAAGGCGGGAAAGCTCCTGGCGGAAGTGTTATTAAAAGGATTGCAGGgaaatag GCCAGTCACACTAATTGGCTTTTCCCTAGGAGCCCGTGTTATATACAAGTGCTTGCAGGCATTGGCAGTTTCAGGGGATAATG AGGGACTTGTAGAAAGAGTTGTACTCCTCGGTGCACCTCTGTCGGTCAAAGGTGAGCAGTGGGATATCGCGAGAAAG ATAGTTGCGGGGAGATTTATAAATGTATATTCGACGAATGACTGGATACTCGGAGTGGCTTTTCGTGCAag TTTGTTCTCGCAGGGCTTGGCCGGAATACAACCCATTGATATTCCCGGAGTTGAAAAT ATCGACGCGACCGACTACATTGACGGGCACTCATCTTATCTTTGGACTTCGCGGCGCATTTTGGAGCAACTGGAACTTGATGCTTACTTTCCCGTTTTCTCCCACCTTCCCGTCAACAACCCCGATGAGCAGGGAATCCAGACTAAGGGTGATTAG